A part of Candidatus Methylacidiphilales bacterium genomic DNA contains:
- a CDS encoding GatB/YqeY domain-containing protein yields the protein MSLLEQIDSQLKDAMRAKDLDKANVLRSLKSAGKYMAIEKYGADSQPTDEDLMTAARKEIKKRVEAIESFEKAGRPDVAAKEKIEKTLLETFLPAALSEAEVEQIVKAAIAETGATGKAQMGLVMKAALAKAAGRADGKQVSTLVNKLLA from the coding sequence ATGAGTCTTCTCGAACAAATTGATTCCCAGCTCAAGGACGCCATGCGCGCCAAAGACCTCGACAAGGCCAATGTCCTGCGCAGCCTGAAATCCGCGGGCAAATACATGGCCATCGAAAAATACGGGGCCGACAGCCAGCCGACGGATGAAGACCTCATGACCGCCGCGCGCAAGGAAATCAAAAAGCGCGTCGAAGCCATTGAGAGTTTTGAAAAGGCCGGACGCCCCGATGTTGCCGCCAAGGAAAAAATCGAAAAGACGCTTCTCGAAACTTTCCTGCCCGCCGCATTGTCAGAGGCCGAAGTGGAACAAATCGTCAAAGCGGCCATTGCCGAAACCGGCGCCACCGGCAAAGCGCAGATGGGGCTTGTGATGAAAGCCGCGCTCGCAAAAGCCGCCGGCCGCGCAGACGGCAAACAAGTCAGCACCCTGGTCAACAAACTCCTGGCTTGA